Proteins from one Sabethes cyaneus chromosome 2, idSabCyanKW18_F2, whole genome shotgun sequence genomic window:
- the LOC128737018 gene encoding sulfate transporter-like: MHYSVPSSNVCRDMLNSVRNVSARSCVTSVLPIFAWLSEYSWKRDFVSDLISGCTVAVMHIPQGMAYALLANVPPITGIYMAFFPVLVYFFLGTSRHNSMGTFAVVTIMVGKTVLAYSDVGTLSKSAAENGTLVEPTGADAAVRGPIEVAATVCLAVGLLQLIMYVCRLGVISFLLSDTLVSGFTTGAAIHVITSQIKDLLGLSLPPTGGNFKIINTYIAIFSEIANINQTAILVSATTIVLLVINNEFLKPKVAKRSKIPIPIELMAVITGTLLSRYLHLNEQYAIKTIGHIPTGFPAPSLPDLNLLRSVLLDSFTIAMVAYVVSVSMGLIFAQKQNYEINFNQELLAMGVSNVFGSFFTCMPFSASLSRSMIQYTVGGKTQIASVVSCAILAVVLLWVGPFFEPLPRCVLAGIIVVSLKGLLMQVTQVMDFWRLSRVDAVVWLVTFLTVVLVAIDIGLLVGIVLSICCIFFRGMKPYTCLLGNVPNTDLYLDVNRYKATIELPNMKIFHFCGSLNFATRAGFKTSLCQALNLNLTEAIKRINNDGDYKRQQSLHYLILDFTALSDIDPSSVSSLKSLMNEFEKLSIKVLVAGTSSPVYEVMVKCKLVGSDEREYCKVFPTIHDAVLWTNDVSAENSRIISIEST, translated from the exons ATGCATTATAGTGTTCCTAGCAGCAACGTGTGCCGGGATATGCTAAATAGTGTTCGGAATGTTAGCGCAAGAAGCTGTGTGACTAGTGTGTTACCTATCTTCGCATGGTTGTCAGAGTACTCATGGAAGCGAGATTTTGTGTCAGATCTGATCAGTGGCTGTACTGTAGCCGTTATGCACATCCCACAGGGCATGGCTTATGCTCTGTTGGCCAATGTGCCACCAATTACGGGCATCTATATGGCATTTTTCCCGGTGCTAGTGTACTTCTTTTTGGGCACTTCGAGGCACAACTCGATGGGAACGTTTGCGGTCGTGACGATTATGGTGGGAAAAACTGTGCTTGCATACTCTGACGTGGGGACATTGAGTAAATCGGCAGCCGAAAATGGGACGTTAGTAGAGCCAACCGGAGCGGACGCTGCGGTTCGAGGACCGATTGAAGTGGCAGCCACGGTTTGTTTAGCGGTTGGATTACTGCAG CTGATAATGTACGTCTGCCGGTTGGGCGTTATTTCATTTCTCCTATCGGACACGCTGGTTTCGGGCTTCACGACGGGTGCCGCCATTCACGTGATAACCTCACAGATTAAAGACCTGCTCGGGCTTTCGCTACCACCCACCGGGGGCAACTTCAAGATAATCAAC ACGTACATCGCCATATTCTCGGAGATCGCCAACATCAACCAAACGGCCATTCTGGTATCGGCCACTACCATAGTGCTGCTGGTGATAAATAATGAATTTCTGAAG ccAAAGGTGGCCAAACGCAGCAagattccaattccaatcgaactgATGGCTGTTATTACTGGCACTCTATTGTCAAGATATCTGCATTTAAATGAACAATATGCCATAAAAACTATCGGACACATTCCAACGGGATTTCCTG CTCCCTCCCTGCCGGATTTGAACCTGCTTCGATCGGTGCTGCTGGACAGCTTCACGATCGCAATGGTGGCGTACGTGGTGTCCGTATCGATGGGACTAATTTTCGCCCAAAAGCAAAACTACGAAATCAACTTCAACCAGGAACTGCTGGCCATGGGCGTCAGTAACGTTTTCGGTTCATTCTTCACGTGTATGCCATTTTCGGCGTCACTTTCACGCTCGATGATCCAGTACACGGTGGGTGGCAAGACACAGATCGCCTCCGTCGTATCCTGTGCCATTCTGGCCGTCGTTCTGCTTTGGGTGGGACCATTCTTCGAACCGCTGCCACGGTGCGTCCTTGCCGGTATCATAGTGGTTTCACTTAAGGGTTTGCTGATGCAGGTAACACAGGTGATGGACTTCTGGCGACTCAGCCGCGTGGACGCGGTAGTGTGGTTGGTAACCTTCCTAACCGTGGTGCTGGTTGCCATCGACATTGGCTTGTTGGTTGGAATTGTACTCAGTATTTGCTGCATTTTCTTTCGTGGAATGAAACCGTACACATGTTTGCTGGGAAATGTGCCCAACACGGACTTGTATTTAGATGTGAATCGCTATAAAGCG ACCATCGAACTACCAAACATGAAGATCTTTCACTTCTGCGGCAGcctaaatttcgcaaccagagCTGGATTCAAGACGAGCTTGTGTCAAGCGTTAAACCTAAACTTGACGGAAGCGATTAAACGAATAAACAACGACGGCGACTATAAACGGCAGCAAAGTTTGCACTACTTGATACTGGACTTCACGGCTCTCAGTGATATCGATCCGTCGTCGGTGTCCTCGCTAAAATCTCTGATGAATGAGTTTGAGAAGCTTTCCATCAAGGTGCTGGTGGCCGGAACATCAAGCCCAGTGTACGAAGTGATGGTCAAATGTAAACTAGTTGGTTCGGATGAACGAGAGTACTGTAAAGTTTTTCCCACCATTCATGATGCGGTCCTTTGGACGAACGATGTTTCCGCTGAAAACTCCAGGATAATCAGCATTGAATCCACTTGA